Proteins encoded by one window of uncultured Draconibacterium sp.:
- a CDS encoding (2Fe-2S) ferredoxin domain-containing protein gives MKKPEFHILVCNSYRVAGDAQGYCNKNGSSDLIQYIMEECNDRGMDVAVSSTACLNVCSQGPVMVVHPNNYWYGGINEEKIDEILDALEEGEAVEDYLISE, from the coding sequence ATGAAAAAACCAGAATTTCACATTTTAGTATGCAACTCATACCGGGTTGCAGGGGATGCACAAGGTTATTGTAACAAAAACGGTTCATCCGATTTAATTCAATATATAATGGAAGAATGTAACGACCGCGGCATGGACGTCGCGGTCTCTTCCACCGCTTGTTTAAACGTTTGCTCGCAGGGGCCGGTAATGGTTGTTCACCCGAATAACTATTGGTACGGAGGAATTAATGAAGAGAAAATCGACGAAATTTTAGATGCACTGGAAGAGGGGGAGGCCGTTGAGGATTATCTCATAAGCGAGTAA
- the modA gene encoding molybdate ABC transporter substrate-binding protein produces the protein MKKLIFYIIVFVMTFACTNKNQPQTELLVFSGAGLTNVVTELAEIYNAENDIDIKLNFASSGTLARQIEQGAQPAVYISANEKWVDYLINLDLVVPESKEKVVGTSMAVIVPSDSETDSITFLNDFPEQFKGRLSIGDPKHVPAGDYAWKAIESGGYADALTDRILPAKDVRSALMVVELGEVEMGIVYKTDALKSQKVRIVSIIPYELHPPIGFYASILKHKNNEQTRLFYNFLTSKEAKDIWIKHGFKIE, from the coding sequence ATGAAGAAACTAATATTTTACATTATAGTTTTTGTAATGACTTTTGCCTGTACCAACAAAAACCAACCGCAAACGGAGCTATTGGTTTTTAGCGGAGCAGGATTAACAAATGTAGTTACTGAACTGGCCGAAATCTATAACGCAGAAAATGATATTGACATCAAGTTGAATTTTGCTTCTTCGGGAACACTGGCCCGGCAAATTGAACAGGGCGCTCAACCTGCAGTTTATATTTCTGCCAACGAAAAGTGGGTGGACTACCTTATTAATCTGGATTTGGTTGTTCCTGAATCAAAAGAGAAAGTTGTCGGTACGTCAATGGCAGTGATTGTCCCTTCGGATAGCGAAACAGACTCAATCACATTTTTAAATGATTTCCCGGAGCAGTTTAAAGGTCGGTTATCAATTGGCGATCCAAAACATGTGCCGGCAGGCGACTATGCATGGAAAGCCATTGAGAGCGGTGGTTATGCTGATGCTTTAACCGATCGGATATTGCCTGCAAAAGATGTACGGTCGGCCTTAATGGTTGTCGAATTGGGCGAAGTGGAAATGGGAATTGTATACAAAACCGATGCGTTGAAATCGCAAAAAGTAAGGATTGTTTCCATCATTCCCTATGAGCTGCATCCGCCAATTGGTTTTTATGCATCCATTTTAAAGCACAAAAACAACGAACAAACCAGGCTTTTTTATAATTTTCTGACCTCGAAAGAAGCAAAAGACATCTGGATAAAACACGGATTTAAGATTGAGTGA
- the modB gene encoding molybdate ABC transporter permease subunit yields the protein MSELFKYTASEWSAIQLSLSVALICAVITLPLAIAVGWFLARKKFFGKSVVEGILHLPLVLPPITTGYLLLLVFGNRGFIGKFFYETFGIQIAFSFYAAVIAAIFVSFPLVTRSIRLSIELVDQKLEEAARTLGASNLRVFFTITLPLALPGVISGFILSFARSLGEFGATISFAGNIEGKTQTLPLAIFSEMQVPGQEASTMRLVVVSVILSLLAMIAAEFLNRRVIKSKTA from the coding sequence TTGAGTGAATTGTTTAAATATACAGCGAGCGAGTGGTCAGCAATACAATTATCGTTAAGTGTTGCGCTAATTTGTGCTGTAATAACCTTGCCGCTGGCCATTGCAGTGGGCTGGTTTTTGGCCCGTAAAAAGTTTTTTGGTAAATCGGTGGTCGAAGGAATTTTGCATTTACCACTGGTTCTGCCGCCAATTACAACCGGTTACTTATTGTTGTTGGTTTTCGGCAACCGCGGATTTATCGGTAAGTTCTTTTACGAAACATTCGGAATCCAAATCGCCTTTTCATTTTATGCCGCTGTAATCGCTGCCATTTTTGTTTCGTTTCCGTTGGTTACGCGATCCATTCGTTTATCTATAGAACTGGTCGATCAGAAACTGGAAGAAGCTGCACGTACTTTGGGAGCTTCCAATCTCCGTGTATTTTTTACCATTACACTTCCGTTGGCATTGCCCGGTGTAATCAGTGGATTCATTTTGTCGTTTGCAAGAAGCCTGGGGGAATTTGGTGCAACCATTTCCTTTGCCGGAAACATCGAAGGGAAAACACAGACACTTCCACTAGCGATTTTTTCTGAAATGCAGGTTCCGGGGCAGGAGGCTTCAACAATGCGATTAGTAGTAGTGTCTGTAATATTGTCCCTGCTGGCAATGATTGCTGCAGAATTCCTAAACCGTCGTGTAATTAAAAGTAAAACGGCATGA
- the modC gene encoding molybdenum ABC transporter ATP-binding protein, with product MSAALSFHIKLQRKDFTLDVKANIPNGITGIFGPSGHGKTSLLNSIAGIVTPDSGYIHLNGDTLLDTNNKINVKIRKRKVGYVFQDERLFPHYAFKKNLLYGEKNPDQELFNEVIETLQIAHLLNKKPEQCSGGEKQRAAIGRAIISGSKILLMDEPFSALDVNLRREIIPYLNRVHQKFSLPILIVSHDLPDLLSLTDNLLLLKNGQLLGHGKFTDLLDQPENLELMHESGWYNVMHLSVFAHLESKNMVLLKSNKSDLQIQALTQTIGKDVEVNQSLKVLIKPESIALSKEPVQNISLRNQVEGTMKEVFVKDGLAFCVVDVGENIIVEVTEASQKSMCLEKGQRVYCLFKSASLKIY from the coding sequence ATGAGCGCGGCATTAAGTTTCCATATAAAATTACAACGCAAGGATTTTACACTCGACGTAAAAGCCAACATTCCAAACGGGATTACCGGTATTTTTGGCCCGTCGGGCCATGGAAAAACCAGCCTACTGAATTCCATTGCCGGGATTGTTACACCCGATTCAGGATATATTCATTTAAACGGAGACACACTTCTTGATACTAATAATAAGATAAATGTTAAGATCAGGAAACGAAAAGTGGGCTACGTTTTTCAGGACGAACGACTTTTTCCGCACTATGCTTTTAAGAAGAACTTATTATATGGAGAAAAGAATCCGGATCAGGAGCTTTTTAATGAGGTAATCGAAACGTTGCAGATCGCACATTTATTAAATAAGAAGCCTGAACAATGTTCCGGAGGAGAAAAACAACGTGCTGCAATTGGGCGTGCCATTATCAGCGGTTCGAAAATATTGCTGATGGACGAGCCGTTTTCGGCACTCGATGTAAACCTGCGTCGCGAGATCATTCCTTATTTAAACCGGGTGCATCAGAAATTTTCGCTCCCTATATTAATAGTAAGCCACGATCTTCCTGATCTTTTGAGTCTGACCGATAATTTACTATTGCTTAAAAATGGGCAATTGCTGGGGCACGGAAAGTTCACCGATTTGTTGGATCAACCCGAGAATCTGGAGTTGATGCACGAGTCGGGGTGGTACAATGTAATGCACCTGTCGGTATTTGCCCACCTCGAATCGAAGAACATGGTTTTGTTGAAAAGCAATAAAAGTGACTTGCAAATACAGGCGCTAACTCAAACCATAGGAAAAGATGTGGAGGTAAACCAGTCCCTAAAAGTCCTAATCAAACCGGAAAGCATAGCCTTATCCAAAGAACCGGTACAAAATATCTCACTCCGCAACCAGGTAGAAGGTACGATGAAAGAAGTATTTGTAAAAGACGGTCTTGCCTTTTGCGTGGTTGATGTAGGTGAAAACATCATCGTAGAAGTCACCGAAGCTTCGCAAAAAAGTATGTGCCTTGAGAAAGGCCAGCGGGTGTACTGTCTTTTTAAATCAGCATCGCTAAAAATTTATTAA